In one window of Arthrobacter pascens DNA:
- a CDS encoding MFS transporter encodes MRNDQTPGTPGVLVDAEIDDLPGAAPTTLPWSGNNKAALAYLGACLVLIGLNLRTVFSSFAAVLPELVSDAGLPSWAVVVLTTVPVTLLGGFAPLAPVLARRFGAEKVLLGAMAVLTAGLILRPADLGGVFPGMGHLPALLAGTAACGAAIALCNVLLPGLVKRDFPHRLGLMGGLYTTAICASAALGAGFTYPVFLSTGEWTSALWVWAVPAAVVLFLFLPVALNQRPVRHQTAKDGVNVWRSPVAWQVTVFMALQAMMSFSVFAWLAPILRERGEDGATAGLMVSVSIVLQMLGSLFAPALATRFRDQRAINTIVALMTGGGFALSIFGPLELGWVWTGLLGLGQGSLTAVALTMIMVRTRDGHTAAHLSGMMQGVGYGLGSTGTLMVGQLHQATGSFAAAGVLFLVVGSLAAVFGYQSGRNRYV; translated from the coding sequence GTGAGAAACGACCAGACCCCCGGTACGCCAGGCGTCCTGGTCGACGCCGAAATCGATGACCTTCCCGGGGCTGCGCCAACCACGCTTCCCTGGAGCGGGAACAATAAGGCCGCGCTGGCCTACCTGGGCGCATGCCTGGTTCTGATCGGACTTAACCTGCGGACTGTCTTCTCGAGTTTCGCGGCAGTACTGCCCGAACTGGTCTCCGATGCCGGGCTGCCGAGCTGGGCTGTCGTGGTACTCACCACTGTCCCCGTCACGCTCCTGGGCGGATTCGCTCCGCTGGCTCCGGTGCTGGCCCGCCGCTTCGGCGCGGAAAAAGTCCTGCTGGGCGCCATGGCTGTTCTCACCGCGGGGCTCATCCTGCGGCCTGCCGACTTGGGCGGCGTGTTTCCCGGTATGGGCCATCTGCCGGCACTGTTAGCGGGAACTGCGGCCTGCGGTGCCGCCATCGCCCTGTGCAACGTGCTTCTGCCAGGGCTGGTAAAGCGTGACTTCCCGCACCGGCTCGGGCTGATGGGCGGGCTCTACACCACTGCCATCTGCGCCTCGGCTGCGCTGGGGGCGGGCTTTACGTATCCCGTCTTCCTGTCGACGGGGGAGTGGACGTCGGCGCTCTGGGTCTGGGCGGTTCCTGCCGCCGTCGTACTCTTCCTGTTCCTCCCGGTGGCGCTGAACCAGCGGCCCGTCCGGCATCAGACAGCCAAGGACGGCGTAAACGTGTGGCGCTCGCCGGTGGCCTGGCAGGTGACCGTCTTCATGGCGCTGCAGGCCATGATGTCCTTCAGCGTCTTCGCGTGGCTGGCCCCGATCCTGAGGGAACGCGGGGAGGACGGGGCCACGGCCGGGCTCATGGTGTCGGTATCCATTGTGCTGCAGATGCTGGGTTCGCTGTTCGCCCCGGCGCTGGCAACGAGGTTCCGGGACCAGCGGGCCATCAACACGATAGTGGCCCTGATGACCGGCGGCGGGTTCGCGCTGAGCATCTTCGGCCCGCTGGAGCTCGGCTGGGTGTGGACAGGACTGCTCGGGCTGGGGCAGGGGAGCCTCACGGCGGTGGCGCTGACCATGATCATGGTCCGGACGCGGGACGGCCACACTGCTGCGCATTTGTCCGGAATGATGCAGGGGGTTGGCTACGGTCTCGGGTCCACCGGAACGCTAATGGTGGGCCAACTGCACCAGGCAACCGGATCTTTCGCGGCCGCCGGCGTGCTTTTCCTGGTGGTGGGTTCACTGGCCGCCGTCTTTGGTTACCAATCGGGCCGGAACCGGTACGTCTGA
- the soxR gene encoding redox-sensitive transcriptional activator SoxR produces MPQLAGGVNHVLSIGELSDRSGVAPSALHFYERNGLISSARTAGNQRRYRRDALRRVAFIRVSQRVGIPLKDIRAALDSLPEGRTPTKRDWTRLSRLWRTELDARIEALEHLRADLEGCIGCGCLSLKSCRLQNPDDQLGEAGTGAVRWNAATAAANQADTTS; encoded by the coding sequence ATGCCACAACTCGCAGGCGGGGTGAATCATGTGCTCAGCATTGGCGAGTTGTCGGACCGGAGCGGCGTGGCGCCGTCGGCCCTTCACTTCTATGAGCGCAACGGCCTCATCTCCTCCGCGCGCACCGCCGGCAACCAACGGCGCTACCGCAGGGACGCTCTTCGGCGGGTCGCGTTCATCCGGGTATCTCAGCGGGTCGGCATTCCGCTGAAGGACATCCGGGCGGCCCTGGACTCGCTGCCCGAGGGGCGCACGCCCACCAAGCGCGACTGGACCAGGCTTTCGCGGCTCTGGCGTACGGAACTCGATGCCCGAATCGAGGCGTTGGAACACCTGCGCGCGGACCTGGAAGGCTGTATCGGCTGCGGCTGCCTGAGCCTGAAGTCGTGCCGGCTGCAGAATCCGGACGACCAACTGGGCGAGGCCGGCACGGGAGCGGTCCGCTGGAACGCGGCGACGGCTGCGGCTAACCAGGCAGACACAACCAGTTAG
- a CDS encoding DUF1206 domain-containing protein, with translation MRQAADAAEEVTNSRPLEFLARAGFAASGVLHFLVGAIAIRLAMGGNGSADVSGAVAELAGQPAGPFLLWSCFAACAALAVWQAGDAIFDFNHLSTKKKAGKKARAVAQALVYAALALTFFSFARGTGSGDDNRQRATDLTITIMQAPGGTAVLVVVGLAVAVTGVAYGIRGFRKSFEKHLVLPSSPPARTAVTILGVVGYVAKGTVLLLTGLLIVIADVQLHPEQSTGLDGGLKALRDQPFGIYVLAAVGSGLICYGLYMVVRGRLARM, from the coding sequence ATCAGGCAGGCCGCGGACGCGGCGGAGGAAGTCACCAACTCGCGTCCCCTGGAGTTCCTGGCCAGGGCCGGTTTCGCAGCGAGCGGGGTCCTGCATTTCCTGGTGGGCGCCATCGCCATCCGTTTGGCCATGGGTGGAAACGGTAGCGCAGACGTCAGCGGCGCAGTCGCCGAACTGGCCGGCCAACCCGCAGGACCGTTCCTGCTGTGGAGCTGCTTTGCAGCCTGCGCGGCGTTAGCCGTCTGGCAGGCCGGCGATGCCATCTTCGACTTCAACCATCTGTCCACTAAGAAAAAGGCCGGGAAAAAGGCCCGCGCGGTGGCACAGGCCCTGGTTTACGCAGCACTGGCACTGACGTTCTTTTCTTTCGCCAGGGGAACGGGGTCCGGCGATGACAACCGCCAACGTGCAACCGACCTCACCATTACCATCATGCAGGCGCCGGGCGGTACGGCGGTGCTGGTCGTGGTCGGCCTTGCGGTGGCAGTGACAGGTGTCGCCTACGGCATACGCGGGTTCAGGAAGTCCTTCGAAAAACATCTGGTGCTTCCCTCGTCTCCGCCCGCCCGGACGGCCGTGACCATCCTTGGGGTTGTGGGCTATGTCGCCAAGGGCACCGTGCTGCTCCTGACCGGGCTGCTCATCGTCATCGCCGATGTGCAGCTGCACCCTGAGCAGTCCACCGGCCTGGACGGCGGACTCAAAGCCCTACGTGACCAGCCCTTCGGCATCTATGTGCTGGCTGCGGTGGGCTCGGGACTGATCTGCTATGGCTTGTACATGGTGGTCCGGGGACGCCTGGCCAGAATGTAG
- a CDS encoding SAM-dependent methyltransferase yields MTHHADHHHITNDGGPRLDEEPHQGAAVAWDERYRSKPQIWSGKPNVQLVREAAGLHPGKALDLGCGEGADAIWLAQHGWTVTAVDVSAVALERAAVNEKVARDKASVHAGEDAVPSRIQWLQADLEEWKPEGEFDLVSSQFLHSPSLPWQGPLRAAAAAVRPGGTLLIVGHHPDRLPPGGLHTSHEMLYTPDQLVQELDLDSPGWQLEVLTTRDRLATGPDGQEAVIGDTVLRATRLP; encoded by the coding sequence ATGACGCACCACGCTGATCACCACCACATAACGAACGACGGCGGACCCCGCCTTGACGAGGAACCGCACCAAGGCGCGGCCGTCGCGTGGGACGAGAGGTATCGGAGCAAGCCGCAGATCTGGAGCGGCAAACCCAATGTCCAGCTGGTACGGGAAGCTGCGGGATTGCATCCGGGCAAGGCCTTGGACCTGGGCTGCGGCGAGGGAGCTGACGCCATCTGGCTCGCACAGCACGGCTGGACTGTCACCGCCGTCGACGTTTCCGCCGTTGCGCTGGAACGGGCGGCCGTCAACGAAAAAGTGGCTCGCGACAAGGCAAGCGTGCATGCTGGTGAGGACGCCGTCCCCAGCCGGATCCAGTGGCTGCAGGCTGACCTGGAGGAGTGGAAGCCGGAAGGCGAGTTTGATCTGGTGTCCTCGCAGTTCCTGCATTCGCCGTCCCTGCCATGGCAAGGCCCGCTGCGGGCGGCGGCTGCGGCGGTCAGGCCAGGCGGCACCCTGCTGATCGTGGGACACCATCCGGACCGGCTGCCGCCGGGGGGATTGCACACTTCGCATGAGATGTTGTACACCCCTGACCAGCTGGTCCAGGAGCTGGACCTGGACTCCCCGGGGTGGCAACTGGAAGTCCTCACGACCCGTGACCGGCTGGCCACGGGTCCGGACGGCCAGGAAGCCGTCATCGGGGACACCGTCCTGCGCGCGACCCGGCTTCCCTGA
- a CDS encoding sigma-70 family RNA polymerase sigma factor — translation MSMDEDVVAAIYRDHGSALRRFVLSASRDPQLAEDVVQETVLRVWQQAPEITGSLRSYLFRTARNIMIDNYRKAQRRPLEALEYEFTDSTEAVERVDELLNRVLMEEALLRLSSEHRDVLVALHYRRFTVNEASVQLNIPSGTVKSRAYYAVRALRTILDEMGVER, via the coding sequence ATGTCAATGGACGAGGATGTAGTGGCCGCGATCTATCGCGACCATGGCAGCGCCCTGCGACGCTTTGTCCTCAGCGCATCCCGGGATCCCCAGCTGGCCGAGGATGTTGTCCAGGAGACGGTGCTCCGCGTCTGGCAGCAGGCCCCGGAGATCACCGGCAGCCTGCGCAGCTACCTCTTCCGGACAGCCCGAAACATCATGATCGACAATTACCGCAAGGCCCAGCGGCGGCCGCTCGAAGCCCTCGAATACGAGTTCACTGATTCCACTGAGGCCGTGGAGCGGGTGGACGAGTTGCTCAACCGGGTGCTGATGGAGGAGGCCCTCCTTCGGCTCAGCAGCGAACACCGTGACGTGCTTGTAGCCCTGCATTACCGGCGGTTTACCGTCAACGAGGCCTCCGTGCAGCTGAACATCCCGAGCGGAACCGTTAAGTCGCGGGCTTACTATGCCGTACGGGCCCTGCGGACCATCCTGGATGAAATGGGGGTGGAACGGTGA
- a CDS encoding MFS transporter, whose translation MTTDQAANVRDSTLPATHSTAGILQRPYRWVTIGACSLVFLAAFESLAVTTIMPLVSRELNGAGLYALAFAGPLATGMIGMVTAGNWSDRRGPAAPLYASVALFIVGLLIAGTAVSMPMLVAGRLVQGLGGGALTVALYVVVARVYPSALHPGIFAAFSAAWVVPSLVGPFAAGVVAQVLSWHWVFLGVVGLVVPALVMIVPVLRGMARNPKQNGGTPAPWALRRISWAALAALAILGLNLSAQIRIPGLPVATVVMAAAAVALALVSVRPLVPRGTLTARKGLPSVILTRGLASAAFFGAEVYLPYLLVEQYAFPPTLAGLTLTGGALAWAGAAAIQGRLGTRLAHSTAVRIGSVLVLGAILLALVTTALHWPPAVAISGWIFAGGGMGLLYPRLSVMTLALSTEDDEGFNSSAMSISDSLGGALALATTGIVFPAFTTATASFSGVFALTALVAVAAVVVAPRVLAPGAGQPR comes from the coding sequence ATGACAACTGATCAGGCCGCTAACGTGCGCGATTCCACCCTTCCAGCCACCCATTCCACCGCCGGCATCCTGCAGCGGCCATACCGATGGGTGACCATCGGCGCGTGCTCCCTGGTTTTCCTGGCTGCCTTCGAATCGCTCGCGGTGACCACCATCATGCCCCTAGTCAGCCGCGAACTGAACGGGGCGGGCCTCTACGCGCTGGCTTTCGCGGGGCCGCTGGCCACGGGCATGATCGGCATGGTGACGGCCGGGAACTGGTCGGACCGGAGAGGCCCGGCCGCGCCGCTGTACGCGTCGGTGGCCCTCTTTATCGTTGGCCTGCTGATCGCAGGTACAGCGGTTTCCATGCCGATGCTGGTCGCGGGCAGGCTGGTGCAGGGACTTGGCGGCGGAGCGCTGACTGTGGCCCTCTACGTCGTCGTCGCCCGCGTCTACCCGTCGGCGCTGCATCCCGGAATCTTCGCGGCCTTCTCTGCCGCCTGGGTGGTCCCCTCCCTGGTGGGCCCGTTTGCGGCCGGGGTCGTGGCGCAGGTCCTGAGCTGGCACTGGGTGTTTCTGGGCGTGGTGGGGCTGGTAGTTCCGGCGCTGGTGATGATAGTTCCGGTGCTGCGGGGGATGGCACGCAATCCCAAGCAAAACGGCGGGACGCCAGCTCCGTGGGCTCTGCGGCGCATTTCATGGGCAGCGCTCGCCGCCCTGGCCATTCTGGGGCTGAACCTTTCTGCCCAGATCAGGATTCCAGGCCTTCCCGTTGCCACTGTCGTCATGGCTGCAGCCGCCGTGGCCCTCGCCCTCGTGTCCGTGCGGCCGCTGGTGCCGCGTGGCACGCTGACTGCCCGGAAGGGTCTGCCCAGCGTCATCCTCACCCGCGGCCTGGCCTCGGCCGCGTTCTTCGGCGCAGAGGTCTATCTGCCTTACCTGCTCGTGGAGCAGTACGCCTTCCCGCCCACCCTCGCGGGCCTCACTCTCACCGGCGGCGCGCTGGCGTGGGCCGGTGCCGCGGCCATCCAAGGGCGCCTCGGCACGAGGCTCGCCCACAGTACTGCCGTGCGGATCGGCTCTGTACTCGTCCTGGGAGCCATCCTCCTGGCACTCGTCACAACAGCACTGCACTGGCCGCCCGCCGTCGCAATTTCCGGCTGGATCTTCGCAGGCGGCGGGATGGGGCTGCTCTATCCGCGGCTCAGCGTGATGACACTGGCCCTCTCCACCGAGGATGACGAAGGCTTCAACAGCTCCGCCATGTCGATTTCCGATTCGCTCGGCGGCGCGCTGGCACTTGCCACCACGGGCATCGTCTTTCCGGCATTTACGACGGCGACGGCCTCCTTCTCCGGTGTCTTCGCCTTGACCGCGCTGGTTGCGGTAGCCGCCGTCGTCGTGGCGCCAAGGGTCCTGGCACCTGGCGCCGGCCAGCCCCGGTAG
- a CDS encoding DEAD/DEAH box helicase has protein sequence MTTFAALGTPKALADTLTAQGIDTPFPIQVKTLPDTLAGRDVLGRGRTGSGKTIAFAIPLVARLAEREAKHFRKPGRPMGLVLAPTRELATQINATIEPMAKAMGLNTTVIYGGISQARQEKALRAGVDIVIACPGRLEDLIRQRILTLEAVEITVLDEADHMADLGFLPVVKKLMDMTPSQGQRLLFSATLDNGVDKIVQRYLSNPLTHSVDDPQAAVTTMEHHVLVVNDQTVKKQLIVELASGAGRRVLFMRTKHHARKLAKTLTDAGIPAVDLHGNLSQNARDRNLAEFSSGDVRVLVATDVAARGVHVDDVELVIHVDPPTEHKAYLHRSGRTARAGSDGTVVTLTLPEQQSDVKKLMKAAGVEVNFERVTANSPLVAELVGEMADKIDPRTRAALLAAKANQGGGTSTGANAERKRARRQAAPTAGGRGGRGGRGRVSAEAPRTDIPRAERRAVAYEGQAAARNAADRVIEQNEDRAQAAAAARRNSRGRSTAYSTHRNDVPAAGGRSSAGRGSDGRAPEGRSDSRVTRSDAPRGGTGRPATSGGQRSGRPATGQRAAAGAGAGGRSGGQRSAGAGAGAAGGGNKAVWSSNTGGTSGGSYAGNGGGGRSSDGRPARSGPRRASAPASNERRSR, from the coding sequence ATGACTACTTTTGCTGCCCTCGGCACGCCCAAGGCCCTCGCCGACACCCTCACCGCCCAGGGAATCGACACCCCGTTCCCCATCCAGGTGAAGACCCTCCCCGACACCCTGGCCGGACGCGACGTCCTGGGCCGCGGCCGCACCGGCTCCGGCAAGACCATCGCCTTCGCCATCCCGCTTGTAGCACGACTCGCTGAGCGGGAAGCCAAGCACTTCCGCAAGCCCGGCCGCCCCATGGGCCTGGTCCTCGCGCCGACCCGTGAACTTGCCACCCAGATCAACGCCACCATCGAACCGATGGCCAAAGCCATGGGCCTGAACACCACCGTGATCTACGGCGGCATCTCCCAGGCCCGCCAGGAAAAGGCACTGCGCGCCGGCGTGGATATCGTCATCGCCTGCCCCGGCCGCCTGGAGGACCTCATCCGCCAGCGCATCCTCACCCTCGAGGCCGTGGAGATCACCGTCCTGGACGAGGCCGACCACATGGCTGACCTCGGCTTCCTGCCCGTGGTCAAGAAGCTCATGGACATGACCCCCAGCCAGGGCCAGCGCCTGCTGTTCTCCGCCACCCTGGATAACGGCGTCGACAAGATCGTCCAGCGTTACCTGTCCAACCCGCTGACCCACTCGGTTGACGATCCGCAGGCCGCGGTGACCACCATGGAGCACCACGTGCTGGTGGTCAACGACCAGACGGTCAAGAAGCAGCTGATCGTGGAGCTCGCCTCGGGTGCCGGCCGCCGCGTCCTCTTCATGCGGACGAAGCACCACGCCCGCAAGCTGGCAAAGACCCTGACCGACGCCGGGATCCCCGCCGTTGACCTGCACGGGAACCTCTCGCAGAACGCACGTGACCGCAACCTCGCAGAGTTTTCCTCCGGCGACGTCCGCGTCCTGGTGGCCACCGACGTCGCGGCCCGCGGCGTGCACGTGGACGACGTCGAACTGGTGATCCACGTTGATCCGCCCACAGAGCACAAGGCCTACCTGCACCGCTCAGGCCGCACGGCCCGCGCAGGTTCGGACGGCACCGTCGTCACACTGACCCTCCCGGAGCAGCAGTCTGACGTCAAGAAGCTCATGAAGGCTGCCGGCGTCGAGGTTAACTTCGAGCGCGTCACCGCCAACTCCCCGCTGGTTGCAGAACTCGTGGGCGAAATGGCCGACAAGATCGATCCCCGCACCCGGGCAGCCCTGCTGGCCGCCAAGGCCAACCAGGGCGGCGGCACCTCCACCGGTGCCAACGCCGAACGCAAGCGCGCCCGTCGGCAGGCCGCACCCACCGCTGGTGGCCGTGGCGGACGCGGCGGACGTGGACGCGTTTCGGCTGAGGCGCCCCGCACCGATATCCCCCGGGCAGAGCGCCGCGCCGTGGCCTACGAAGGCCAGGCCGCTGCGCGCAACGCGGCAGACCGTGTCATCGAACAGAACGAGGACCGCGCCCAGGCAGCTGCGGCAGCACGCCGCAACTCCCGCGGCCGCAGCACGGCCTACTCCACGCACCGCAACGATGTCCCCGCGGCAGGTGGCCGTTCATCGGCTGGCCGCGGCTCGGACGGCCGTGCCCCTGAAGGCCGTTCGGATTCACGTGTCACCCGCAGCGACGCTCCCCGCGGTGGCACCGGACGTCCGGCAACGTCCGGCGGACAGCGCAGCGGACGCCCGGCAACCGGCCAGCGTGCAGCGGCCGGCGCAGGTGCAGGCGGCCGCAGCGGCGGACAGCGCTCCGCAGGCGCCGGCGCAGGTGCGGCCGGCGGCGGCAACAAGGCTGTCTGGTCCTCCAACACCGGCGGAACCTCCGGTGGATCCTACGCCGGCAACGGCGGCGGCGGTCGGTCGAGCGATGGCCGTCCGGCCCGCAGCGGTCCCCGCCGCGCGTCAGCCCCGGCGTCGAACGAACGCCGCAGCCGCTAG
- the trmB gene encoding tRNA (guanosine(46)-N7)-methyltransferase TrmB: MSESPESPQPPDVPRPVTPGTQASFGTYGGRPVSFVRRGTRLQGRRQAAWEQHAERWAVDVPRHIANTSVHPDYTFDAEAEFGRKAPLIVEIGSGLGDAICHAAEQNPDTDFLAVEVYTPGLANTIIKINSRGLSNVRVVEANAPEVLSTMLPAGSVDELWIFFPDPWHKSRHHKRRLIQPEFADLAARALKKGGLWRIATDWSNYAVHVRDVLAGSEDFENLHTGERRGPESPLTHVWQSGVESVVGGAPVREGRAPVSTEHTGPNEGVDETGGWAPRFEGRIRTSFEAKAHEAGRLIFDLCYRRL, translated from the coding sequence ATGAGCGAATCCCCAGAATCCCCCCAGCCCCCGGATGTCCCGCGGCCTGTGACACCGGGTACCCAGGCGTCCTTCGGCACTTATGGCGGCCGGCCGGTCAGCTTTGTCCGCCGCGGAACCCGGCTGCAAGGACGCCGCCAGGCCGCGTGGGAACAGCACGCCGAACGCTGGGCGGTGGACGTTCCCCGGCACATCGCCAACACGTCTGTGCACCCGGACTACACGTTCGATGCAGAAGCAGAGTTCGGCCGCAAGGCACCGCTCATCGTGGAGATCGGTTCCGGGCTCGGCGACGCCATCTGCCATGCAGCCGAGCAGAACCCGGACACGGACTTCCTGGCCGTTGAGGTCTACACGCCGGGTCTTGCCAACACCATCATCAAGATCAACAGCCGCGGGCTCAGTAACGTGCGGGTAGTGGAAGCCAACGCGCCTGAGGTTCTGTCCACCATGCTGCCCGCCGGGTCTGTTGACGAACTGTGGATCTTCTTCCCGGATCCATGGCACAAGTCCCGCCACCACAAGCGTCGTCTCATCCAGCCGGAATTTGCCGACCTCGCGGCCCGTGCGCTCAAGAAGGGCGGACTGTGGCGGATCGCCACCGACTGGTCCAACTACGCCGTCCATGTCCGCGATGTCCTGGCGGGTTCGGAGGACTTCGAAAACCTGCACACCGGCGAGCGCCGCGGGCCTGAAAGTCCCCTCACCCACGTGTGGCAGTCCGGTGTGGAATCGGTGGTGGGTGGCGCACCTGTCCGTGAAGGCCGGGCCCCGGTCAGTACCGAACACACAGGTCCCAACGAAGGCGTGGATGAAACGGGCGGCTGGGCGCCACGTTTCGAAGGCCGAATCCGCACGAGCTTCGAGGCGAAGGCCCATGAGGCCGGCCGGCTGATCTTCGACCTCTGCTACCGCAGGCTCTAA
- a CDS encoding COG4315 family predicted lipoprotein yields the protein MKQHLGIGFAALALAAALTGCGGSPGTTTTTAPAPAATSASPATSSANPATAADLKTATSSAGSIVVDAKGMSVYFYTKDTKDSGTSACTGTCLTQWPPVTTRSDAPSGDGVTGKLGTITTPDGKKQVTLNGLPLYYFAKDKNPGDVTGQGVGGVWYLASPAGDMIKTMASASGY from the coding sequence ATGAAACAGCATCTGGGCATCGGTTTCGCAGCGCTGGCCCTCGCGGCCGCCCTCACGGGCTGCGGCGGCAGCCCCGGAACCACCACCACAACGGCGCCGGCTCCGGCAGCCACATCCGCCTCGCCGGCCACCAGCTCGGCAAACCCGGCAACCGCCGCCGACCTCAAGACTGCGACGTCCAGCGCCGGCAGCATCGTGGTGGATGCCAAGGGCATGAGCGTCTACTTCTACACCAAGGACACAAAGGACTCGGGAACCAGCGCCTGCACGGGAACCTGCCTGACGCAGTGGCCGCCGGTTACCACCCGCTCGGATGCACCCTCCGGTGACGGCGTCACCGGGAAGCTGGGCACCATTACGACGCCGGACGGGAAAAAGCAGGTAACCCTTAACGGCCTGCCGCTGTACTACTTCGCGAAAGACAAGAATCCCGGGGACGTCACAGGGCAAGGCGTTGGCGGTGTCTGGTACCTGGCCAGCCCGGCCGGGGACATGATCAAGACGATGGCGTCGGCGTCCGGATACTGA
- a CDS encoding MBL fold metallo-hydrolase: protein MDNNVYLLTAKESGAQLLIDAADDLPAIQGLLAEAASDTAATPRLELIATTHQHWDHVRALPALVEATGARTAAGRDDAPELPVKVDVLLDHGDVHAFDGFDVTAVHLRGHTPGSIALVYQDPEGRAHIFSGDSLFPGGVGNTQKDPSRFQQLIGDVSERLFDVYPDDTVIHPGHGRPTTLGAERPHLAEWRARGW, encoded by the coding sequence ATGGACAACAATGTGTATCTGCTGACCGCCAAGGAATCCGGCGCCCAACTGCTGATTGACGCCGCGGATGACCTTCCCGCCATCCAGGGACTGCTCGCCGAGGCCGCCAGTGATACCGCGGCCACGCCCAGGCTTGAGCTGATCGCTACGACCCACCAGCATTGGGACCATGTCAGGGCGCTTCCGGCCCTGGTGGAAGCCACGGGGGCGCGGACGGCAGCGGGCAGGGATGACGCCCCTGAGCTGCCAGTGAAGGTGGACGTGCTGCTGGACCACGGCGACGTCCATGCATTCGACGGCTTCGACGTGACAGCAGTGCATCTGCGCGGGCATACGCCCGGCTCAATTGCCCTGGTGTACCAGGATCCCGAGGGCAGGGCGCACATCTTCTCCGGCGACTCGCTCTTTCCCGGCGGCGTGGGGAACACGCAGAAGGATCCGTCCCGTTTTCAGCAGCTAATCGGCGACGTCAGCGAGCGGTTGTTTGACGTGTACCCTGACGACACCGTGATTCATCCCGGCCACGGCCGGCCCACCACGCTGGGTGCGGAACGGCCGCACCTTGCGGAGTGGCGCGCCCGCGGCTGGTAG
- a CDS encoding anti-sigma factor family protein, with protein sequence MTAAELHQLLGAYVLGGLDPADSVRFEAHLQECADCRAELDELGKLPVLLDALPVPDAVALTASRPGGGAAEPATSVPDTVLDELAARRRKSRRRWAALMGAVAAACLALGLAAGPVLNRPPQPDASYSVQSGSGLRFSVDLARKTWGTELAVSGSSMPLNGTLSLWIRDRDGSEDRACAWTATPSGRIKVTGATPVQLASIASVELRDGTQQAVAVITVPK encoded by the coding sequence GTGACCGCCGCCGAGCTTCATCAGCTGCTGGGTGCCTACGTCCTGGGCGGCCTGGATCCTGCCGATTCAGTCCGCTTCGAAGCCCACCTTCAGGAGTGTGCCGACTGCCGCGCGGAGCTGGACGAGCTGGGCAAGCTGCCGGTACTGCTGGACGCACTTCCGGTCCCGGACGCGGTGGCACTGACCGCCAGCCGGCCCGGAGGGGGTGCCGCCGAGCCTGCAACCTCTGTCCCGGACACGGTCCTTGACGAACTCGCCGCCCGCCGTCGGAAGTCACGACGGCGGTGGGCGGCGCTCATGGGGGCCGTCGCCGCAGCGTGCCTCGCCTTGGGCCTGGCAGCGGGGCCGGTATTGAACCGGCCACCGCAGCCGGACGCGAGCTACTCGGTTCAGTCAGGCAGCGGCCTTCGTTTCAGCGTGGATCTGGCCAGGAAAACCTGGGGCACAGAACTCGCGGTGAGCGGCAGCAGCATGCCGCTGAACGGAACCCTGTCGCTGTGGATCCGGGACCGCGACGGCAGCGAGGACCGGGCCTGCGCCTGGACGGCAACCCCGAGCGGCAGGATCAAGGTCACCGGGGCAACCCCGGTTCAGCTGGCCAGCATCGCGAGTGTGGAGCTGCGGGATGGAACCCAGCAGGCTGTTGCAGTGATCACTGTTCCGAAGTAG